TTAAAGCTAAAAAGTCGGCGCCTGATTGCGTTTTCTTGGCTTTGAGATCAACTTGATCAAGTTCATGAGATAGGCCCAGCTCTTCTAGAACGATGTGTGGTGCGAGAGAACAGGCACCTGGAGTAAAGTAGAGTTTCATGTTAGGAACTTCCTTGCCAAAAGGCGTTGATTAACTATTTGGGTATATCTATTTTGTAGAAGCTCTAGTCTAAACATGACGTTCAAACAAACAAGTACTTACTATTTGGTAAGTGCTTGTTTATTTGACGATAAGATTAACGTTTGGGTTGGGCATCAATGCATTGACCATGTACCGCGGCGCTTTCTGGAGCCATTAGATACACGTACAGAGGAATGATGTCTTCTGGGGTTTTTAGCGTGTTGGGATCTTCGGCTGGGAAGGCGCTCGCACGCATACCAGTACGGGTGCCGCCGGGGTTGATGGCATTAACACGAATCGGAGTATCGCTCAGTTCATCGGCGAGAACTTGCATCATTCCTTCTGTGGCAAATTTTGATATAGAGTAGGTTCCCCAGAATGCACGGCCAATATGGCCTACAGTTGAACTGGTAAACACCAAGCGCCCTGCTTGAGATTTACGTAGCAGAGGTAACAATGCCTGAGTCATCAAAAACTGTGCTTTGACATTCACTTGCATAACGGCATCGAATGTTGCTTCTTCAATTTGCTCTAAAGGGCACAGATCGCCAAGCAGGCCTGCGTTGTGCAAAATACCATCTAAGCGGCCAAACTGTTGCTCGATAGTGGCTGCCATATCAAGGTAGTTTTGCTTGGTTGCACCGAGCATATCGAGAGGAATAATAGCGGGCTGTGGGTAACCTGCTGCTTCAATGTCATCGTAGGTCTTTTCCAATTTTGCAACGGTTCGGCCAAGCAAAATGACAGTAGCGCCATGGGCTGCATAACTTAAGGCGGCTTGTTTACCGATGCCATCACCAGCGCCAGTCACTAGAATAACTTTATCATGCAGTGCAGTGGGAGATACGGAATAATCCACGAGCGACTCCTTGTTGTTAGAATTTCGTTTCAGTCTTGGTGACAAGATGGTTACAATACACTAATTCGCATGAAAGAGGATAAGAACATTGGAATTTTTGATGGACTATGGTCTGTTTCTGGCCAAGATTGCAACCATTGTAGTTGCTATCGTCGTATTGTTAGTCGTTATCAAATCCGTCGGTGGTAAACATCACAGTGCGAAAGGGGAGTTGGAAGTCACTAACTTGACCGAAAAGCACAAAGAGACGGTTGAGCATTTAGAACATTATTTGCACGACGATGCTTTTTTGAAAGCGCGTTATAAAGCGGAGAAAAAAAGCGAAAAAGAGAAACACAAAGCCCGTGAAAAGGATGTTAAAAAATCAGCAAAAGCCGGTGATTTAAGTTCTAATCGTGATCCTCATCTTTTTGTGCTGGATTTCAATGGTAGCATTGATGCAAAAGAAGTTGCCGCTTTGCGCGAAGAGATCACCGGTGTTTTGGCGGTGGCTAAAGAAGGTGATGAAGTCTTACTGCGTCTAGAATCTGGTGGTGGTATGGTGCATGGCTATGGCTTAGCGGCATCTCAACTGGATCGCATTAAAAATGCAGGACTGAAGCTCACTATCTCTGTTGATAAAATCGCAGCGAGTGGCGGTTATATGATGGCTTGTATTGGTGATCAAATTGTATCTGCGCCATTTGCGATTGTTGGTTCTATTGGGGTAGTGGCTCAGTTGCCTAACTTCAATAAGCTTCTTAAAAAACATGACATTGAGTATGAGCAACTCACCGCGGGTGAATACAAACGTACGCTAACCATGTTTGGCGAAAACACCGATAAAGCTCGTGATAAGTTCAAGCAAGAGCTGGAAGAAACCCATGTGTTGTTCAAAGATTTTATCCGTGAACATCGTCCTGAACTGGAACTAGAAAAAGTAGCAACCGGTGAGCACTGGTTTGGTACTCAAGCT
This genomic window from Vibrio tritonius contains:
- a CDS encoding YciK family oxidoreductase — protein: MDYSVSPTALHDKVILVTGAGDGIGKQAALSYAAHGATVILLGRTVAKLEKTYDDIEAAGYPQPAIIPLDMLGATKQNYLDMAATIEQQFGRLDGILHNAGLLGDLCPLEQIEEATFDAVMQVNVKAQFLMTQALLPLLRKSQAGRLVFTSSTVGHIGRAFWGTYSISKFATEGMMQVLADELSDTPIRVNAINPGGTRTGMRASAFPAEDPNTLKTPEDIIPLYVYLMAPESAAVHGQCIDAQPKR
- the sohB gene encoding protease SohB — its product is MEFLMDYGLFLAKIATIVVAIVVLLVVIKSVGGKHHSAKGELEVTNLTEKHKETVEHLEHYLHDDAFLKARYKAEKKSEKEKHKAREKDVKKSAKAGDLSSNRDPHLFVLDFNGSIDAKEVAALREEITGVLAVAKEGDEVLLRLESGGGMVHGYGLAASQLDRIKNAGLKLTISVDKIAASGGYMMACIGDQIVSAPFAIVGSIGVVAQLPNFNKLLKKHDIEYEQLTAGEYKRTLTMFGENTDKARDKFKQELEETHVLFKDFIREHRPELELEKVATGEHWFGTQALELGLVDAIKTSDDLVVEACKEKTVLAIHYVQKKKLTDKIAGVAGEAADSVFMKLLNRGQRPIV